A single region of the Chelonia mydas isolate rCheMyd1 chromosome 4, rCheMyd1.pri.v2, whole genome shotgun sequence genome encodes:
- the LOC122465406 gene encoding EPM2A-interacting protein 1-like, with product MKLKLFRSQLSKGEMCHFPTCAQHIPQHKHAELEEKYAKHVNLLIEEFDGRLTLSKEEDVQLKLIEDPFSVDPEEVPLDLQLEVIELQCSAVYRNKHRESSLRDFYKSLDNEKYKNLIEVALKTFSIFGSTYICERTFCIMNMNKNRQRSSLTDDHLEDIMKTSASNMTPEYDKLVAEKRCTISH from the coding sequence atgaaattgaaacTTTTCAGAAGTCAGCTGTCAAAAGGTGAAATGTGTCACTTTCCCACTTGTGCACAGCACATTCCTCAGCACAAACACGCTGAGTTAGAAGAAAAATACGCAAAGCACGTGAATCTTTTGATTGAAGAATTTGACGGAAGACTTACTTTGTCTAAAGAAGAAGACGTCCAGTTGAAGCTGATTGAAGATCCCTTTTCTGTGGATCCAGAGGAAGTGCCACTAGATTTGCAGTTGGAGGTTATCGAACTTCAATGTTCAGCAGTTTACCGAAATAAGCACAGAGAAAGCAGCCTGCGGGACTTCTACAAAAGTCTGGACAATGAAAAATACAAGAATCTTATCGAAGTTGCGCTGAAAACATTCAGCATTTTTGGAAGCACTTACATATGTGAACGAACGTTTTGCATCATGAACATGAATAAAAACAGGCAACGTTCTTCTCTGACTGACGACCATTTGGAAGACATTATGAAAACATCCGCTTCAAATATGACCCCCGAATATGACAAGCTTGTTGCCGAAAAGAGATGTACTATCTCTCATTAA